A single window of Microbispora hainanensis DNA harbors:
- a CDS encoding SGNH/GDSL hydrolase family protein, with amino-acid sequence MGYRSFVAVGDSFTEGLNDPLPDAPPPAPGEVVRYRGWADRVAERLARLDPDFRYANLAVRGKLIDQIVADQVPVAVEMKPDLISFCAGGNDLIRPGTDPDQMAKKLAAAVRTLRATGADVVLFTGTDPRDTPIMRQLRGKFAIFFMHVRSIADLYGCHLVDMWSMQGLRDWRAWSDDRLHMNAEGHRLVAARVLHVLGLPGEDDWRKTWPPRERVDPRAKRREDMQWLKEHFGPWIGRRLRGTSSGDGLAPKRPELGPLPPAPTS; translated from the coding sequence ATGGGCTACCGGTCGTTCGTGGCGGTCGGAGACAGCTTCACCGAGGGGCTCAACGACCCCCTCCCGGACGCGCCCCCTCCGGCGCCGGGTGAGGTGGTCCGCTACCGGGGCTGGGCCGACCGGGTCGCCGAGCGGCTCGCCCGGCTCGACCCGGACTTCCGCTACGCCAACCTCGCGGTGCGGGGCAAGCTCATCGACCAGATCGTCGCCGACCAGGTGCCCGTGGCCGTCGAGATGAAGCCTGACCTGATCAGCTTCTGCGCGGGCGGCAACGACCTCATCCGGCCCGGCACCGACCCCGACCAGATGGCCAAGAAGCTGGCCGCCGCCGTACGGACCCTGCGGGCCACCGGCGCCGACGTCGTGCTGTTCACCGGGACCGACCCGCGGGACACCCCGATCATGCGGCAGCTGCGCGGCAAGTTCGCGATCTTCTTCATGCACGTCCGCTCGATCGCCGACCTGTACGGCTGCCACCTGGTGGACATGTGGTCGATGCAGGGGCTGCGGGACTGGCGGGCCTGGAGCGACGACCGGCTGCACATGAACGCCGAGGGCCACCGCCTGGTCGCGGCCCGGGTCCTGCACGTGCTGGGCCTGCCAGGCGAGGACGACTGGCGCAAGACCTGGCCGCCCCGGGAGCGGGTGGACCCGAGGGCCAAGCGCCGCGAGGACATGCAGTGGCTCAAGGAACACTTCGGTCCGTGGATCGGGCGGCGCCTGCGTGGCACCTCCTCCGGCGACGGCCTCGCCCCCAAGCGGCCCGAACTCGGCCCGCTGCCCCCGGCCCCCACGTCCTGA
- a CDS encoding prepilin peptidase, whose protein sequence is MPLVVLAAAVLGLIAGAYARAVAGGFGPEQDARRESRRAEARAALAAAARTVPLPRPPYAVEGATALAAALVAWRVHDGWVLAAWLYAVAVGAALAEIDRKTWRLPDAITLPSYPIVLALLAPSGRLLPAVASGCALGAVYAVLWFARPTGLGLGDVKLAGLIGLLTGALGVQATVVAGMAGQVLGALYAVGLLLARRATRTTEFPFGPFMLVGALAAVALTGVFPGVFPGVFPGG, encoded by the coding sequence GTGCCCCTCGTCGTCCTCGCCGCAGCCGTCCTCGGCCTGATCGCCGGTGCGTACGCGCGTGCGGTCGCCGGCGGCTTCGGCCCGGAGCAGGACGCCCGGCGCGAGAGCCGCCGCGCGGAGGCGCGGGCCGCCCTCGCCGCGGCGGCCCGGACCGTGCCGCTGCCCCGCCCGCCGTACGCGGTCGAGGGCGCGACCGCGCTCGCCGCGGCGCTGGTGGCCTGGCGCGTCCACGACGGCTGGGTGCTCGCCGCGTGGTTGTACGCGGTGGCGGTGGGGGCCGCCCTCGCGGAGATCGACCGGAAGACCTGGCGGTTGCCCGACGCGATCACGCTGCCGTCCTACCCGATCGTGCTGGCCCTGCTCGCGCCGTCTGGCCGCCTGCTGCCCGCGGTGGCGTCGGGCTGCGCGCTCGGCGCGGTCTACGCCGTGCTGTGGTTCGCCCGTCCCACGGGCCTCGGGCTCGGCGACGTGAAGCTGGCCGGGCTGATCGGCCTGCTCACCGGCGCGCTCGGCGTGCAGGCCACGGTCGTCGCCGGGATGGCGGGCCAGGTGCTCGGTGCGCTGTACGCCGTGGGGCTGCTCCTGGCCCGCAGGGCCACCCGCACGACCGAGTTCCCGTTCGGCCCGTTCATGCTCGTGGGGGCCCTCGCCGCGGTGGCTCTCACCGGGGTCTTCCCAGGGGTCTTCCCAGGGGTTTTCCCCGGTGGCTAG
- a CDS encoding carbamate kinase — MGGRVLIALGGNAMTAPDGSASPADQERAIGEAMAHVAALSRAGHEVVLTHGNGPQVGNLLLKNQLAAHVVPPVPLDWCVAQTQGTIGTLIMNALQHELGHARVAAIVTRTLVDPADPAFQDPVKPIGRYFGEEEARRFEGHGQAWRRFDRGWRRVVASPRPVEILDASAAVALIDAGFTVVAAGGGGVPVVRQEDGTLTGIEAVIDKDLAAAVLAVAVGATDLVIATDVPNAAVDFGTPRARPIGEIDVAALRELQAAGHFAGGSMGPKVEAALRFAEETGGRAVITSLHHIGAALSGNIGTRVYRGVER; from the coding sequence GTGGGCGGACGCGTACTGATCGCACTGGGCGGCAACGCCATGACGGCTCCCGACGGGAGCGCGTCCCCGGCCGACCAGGAGCGGGCGATCGGCGAGGCGATGGCCCACGTGGCGGCGCTCAGCAGGGCCGGGCACGAGGTGGTGCTCACCCACGGCAACGGCCCCCAGGTCGGCAACCTCCTGCTGAAGAACCAGCTCGCCGCCCACGTCGTGCCGCCCGTGCCGCTCGACTGGTGCGTGGCCCAGACACAGGGCACGATCGGCACGCTCATCATGAACGCCCTGCAGCATGAGCTGGGGCACGCCCGGGTGGCGGCGATCGTCACCCGTACGCTCGTGGACCCGGCCGACCCGGCGTTCCAGGACCCCGTCAAGCCGATCGGGCGGTATTTCGGGGAGGAGGAGGCGCGCCGCTTCGAGGGGCACGGCCAGGCCTGGCGGAGGTTCGACCGCGGATGGCGCCGCGTGGTCGCCTCGCCGCGTCCCGTGGAGATCCTGGACGCCTCCGCCGCCGTCGCGCTCATCGACGCCGGATTCACCGTGGTCGCCGCCGGAGGCGGGGGAGTGCCGGTCGTGCGGCAGGAGGACGGCACGCTGACCGGGATCGAGGCCGTGATCGACAAGGACCTCGCCGCCGCCGTGCTCGCGGTCGCCGTCGGCGCCACCGACCTCGTGATCGCGACCGACGTGCCGAACGCCGCCGTGGACTTCGGCACGCCCCGCGCCCGCCCGATCGGGGAGATCGACGTGGCCGCCCTGCGCGAGTTGCAGGCGGCCGGTCACTTCGCCGGAGGCAGCATGGGACCCAAGGTCGAGGCCGCCCTGCGCTTCGCCGAGGAGACCGGGGGCCGGGCCGTGATCACCTCGCTGCACCACATCGGTGCCGCGCTGTCAGGAAATATCGGTACGAGGGTGTACAGAGGGGTGGAGAGATAG
- the aroQ gene encoding type II 3-dehydroquinate dehydratase, with product MRQVLVLNGPNLGRLGSREPDVYGAQTFDDLAALCRETGRELGLSVEVRQTDDEAELVSWIHEAADSRTPVVLNPAAFTHYSYALRDAIAQRTAPLVEVHISNPNAREEFRHTSVVAAVATGTIAGFGMRSYELALRAIADMGE from the coding sequence ATGAGGCAGGTGCTCGTGCTGAACGGGCCCAACCTGGGTCGTCTCGGCAGCCGTGAGCCCGACGTCTACGGCGCGCAGACCTTCGACGACCTGGCGGCCCTGTGCCGCGAGACCGGCCGCGAGCTGGGCCTGTCGGTGGAGGTCAGGCAGACCGACGACGAGGCCGAGCTGGTGAGCTGGATCCACGAGGCGGCCGACAGCAGGACCCCCGTGGTCCTCAACCCCGCCGCCTTCACCCACTATTCGTACGCGCTGCGCGACGCGATCGCGCAGCGTACGGCTCCGCTGGTCGAGGTGCACATCTCCAACCCGAACGCGCGGGAGGAGTTCCGCCACACCTCTGTCGTGGCGGCGGTGGCCACCGGGACGATCGCGGGGTTCGGCATGCGGTCGTACGAGCTCGCGCTGCGCGCGATCGCGGACATGGGCGAGTGA
- a CDS encoding ring-opening amidohydrolase: MPDPIEVRKVPIESVTDASGLARLIDDGVIEADRVLAVIGKTEGNGGVNDYTRILADRAFREVLVAKGTRTAEEVAQVPLVWSGGTDGVLSPHATIFATVDPATAVRTDEPRVSVGVAMSEVILPEDIGRPAMVEKVAAGVREAMKIAGIDDPADVHYVQTKTPLLTLSTITDAKERGQTVVTEDTLKSMDISNSTTALGIAVALGEIETPSAEQIHKDLSLYSSVASCSSGVELDRAQIVVVGNVRGIGGRYRAGHSVMKDALDTDGIWEAIRSAGIELPERPHPSDLGDRLVNLFIKCEADPSGRVRGRRNIMLDDSDVHWHRQIKATVGGVAAGVTGDPAVFVSVAAVHQGPSGGGPVIAIADLG, from the coding sequence GTGCCGGATCCGATCGAGGTACGGAAGGTCCCCATCGAGAGCGTCACCGACGCCTCCGGGCTGGCGAGGCTGATCGACGACGGCGTGATCGAGGCCGACCGCGTGCTTGCCGTGATCGGCAAGACCGAGGGCAACGGCGGCGTGAACGACTACACGCGGATCCTCGCCGACCGGGCCTTCCGCGAGGTGCTGGTGGCGAAGGGCACGCGCACCGCCGAGGAGGTCGCGCAGGTGCCCCTCGTGTGGTCCGGTGGCACCGACGGCGTGCTCAGCCCGCATGCGACGATCTTCGCGACCGTCGACCCGGCCACGGCCGTACGGACCGACGAGCCGCGGGTGAGCGTCGGCGTGGCCATGAGCGAGGTGATCCTCCCCGAGGACATCGGCAGGCCCGCCATGGTCGAGAAGGTGGCCGCCGGGGTGCGCGAGGCCATGAAGATCGCCGGTATCGACGACCCGGCCGACGTCCACTACGTGCAGACGAAGACGCCGCTGCTCACGCTGTCCACGATCACCGACGCCAAGGAGCGCGGCCAGACGGTCGTCACCGAGGACACGCTGAAGTCGATGGACATCTCCAACTCCACCACGGCGCTCGGCATCGCCGTCGCACTCGGGGAGATCGAGACGCCCTCGGCCGAGCAGATCCACAAGGACCTGTCGCTTTACTCGTCGGTCGCCTCGTGCTCCAGCGGCGTCGAGCTCGACCGGGCCCAGATCGTCGTGGTGGGCAACGTACGCGGGATCGGTGGCCGCTACCGCGCCGGCCACTCGGTCATGAAGGACGCCCTGGACACCGACGGGATCTGGGAGGCCATTCGCAGCGCGGGCATCGAGCTGCCCGAGCGGCCGCATCCGAGCGACCTCGGCGACCGGCTGGTCAACCTGTTCATCAAGTGCGAGGCCGACCCGTCGGGCCGCGTACGCGGGCGGCGCAACATCATGCTCGACGACTCCGACGTCCACTGGCACCGCCAGATCAAGGCGACCGTCGGAGGGGTGGCGGCCGGCGTGACCGGAGACCCGGCCGTGTTCGTCTCCGTGGCGGCGGTCCACCAGGGCCCGTCCGGCGGCGGCCCGGTGATCGCCATCGCCGACCTGGGCTGA
- a CDS encoding shikimate kinase, translated as MSQGPAAVLIGPPGSGKSTVGRLLADRLGLPFRDTDADVEAVAGKTVSDVFVEDGEERFRELEAQAVRDALETHSGVLALGGGAILHEHTQKLLSGHRVVYLQVGLDQAVKRVGLASARPLLVLNPRSRLRQLMEQRRPIYEGLAAITVATDGREPEDVVTEIEAAL; from the coding sequence GTGTCCCAAGGACCCGCCGCGGTCCTCATCGGCCCGCCCGGCTCGGGCAAGTCCACGGTCGGGCGGCTCCTCGCGGACCGCCTCGGCCTGCCGTTCCGCGACACCGACGCCGACGTCGAGGCCGTCGCCGGCAAGACCGTCAGCGACGTGTTCGTGGAGGACGGCGAGGAGCGGTTCCGCGAGCTGGAGGCGCAGGCCGTACGCGACGCGCTGGAGACGCACTCCGGCGTGCTCGCGCTCGGCGGCGGCGCGATCCTGCACGAGCACACCCAGAAGCTGCTGTCCGGCCACCGGGTCGTGTACCTCCAGGTCGGGCTCGACCAGGCGGTCAAGCGCGTCGGCCTCGCCTCGGCCCGGCCGCTGCTGGTGCTGAACCCGCGCAGCCGGCTCAGGCAGCTGATGGAGCAGCGCCGGCCGATCTACGAGGGCCTCGCCGCGATCACCGTCGCCACCGACGGCCGCGAGCCCGAGGACGTGGTGACCGAGATCGAGGCGGCGCTGTGA
- a CDS encoding ribbon-helix-helix protein, CopG family: MAMTLRLTDEQTEALRRLAEKEGRSMQQIVVAAVEEYLSRHAADEEVHRLGVEAVRRWKPVLDRLAQ, encoded by the coding sequence ATGGCCATGACGCTTCGCCTGACCGACGAGCAGACCGAGGCCCTCCGGCGGCTCGCCGAGAAGGAGGGCCGGAGCATGCAGCAGATCGTCGTCGCCGCGGTGGAGGAGTACCTCTCCCGGCATGCCGCCGACGAGGAGGTACATCGCCTCGGTGTCGAGGCGGTGCGCCGCTGGAAGCCGGTGCTCGACCGCCTCGCCCAGTGA
- a CDS encoding pyridoxal phosphate-dependent aminotransferase, with the protein MREPLVRRMREFGTTVFATMTKLAVETGSINLGQGFPDTDGPERMLQHAIEAVRGGLNQYPPGPGLPELRQAVAEHRKQWYGLAYDPDGEVLVTVGATEAISAAILALCEPGDEVVLFEPYYDSYAAAVALAGAVRRSVTLRVDAGRFTFDPAELEAAITPRTRVILVNSPHNPTGTVFTREELECVARVCQEHDLIAVTDEVYEHLAFDGVEHIPLATLPGMRERTVMISSAGKTFSVTGWKTGWVCAPAPLTAAVQTVKQFLTFTANAPWQVAVAYALREEMEWVAAQRAALQAKRDRLMTGLTEAGFDVLRPAGTYFVQTDIRPLGFEDGLELARRLPELAGVVAIPTQVFYDHPERGRHYLRFAFCKRDEVIDEAVTRLRRLGADVA; encoded by the coding sequence GTGAGAGAGCCGCTGGTGCGGCGGATGCGGGAGTTCGGGACGACCGTGTTCGCCACGATGACGAAGCTGGCCGTGGAGACGGGATCGATCAACCTGGGTCAGGGTTTCCCCGACACCGACGGGCCGGAGCGCATGCTGCAGCATGCGATCGAGGCCGTGCGGGGCGGTCTCAACCAGTACCCGCCAGGACCGGGCCTCCCAGAGCTGAGGCAGGCGGTCGCCGAGCACCGCAAGCAGTGGTACGGCCTCGCCTACGACCCCGACGGGGAGGTCCTCGTCACCGTCGGCGCCACCGAGGCCATCTCCGCGGCGATCCTCGCGCTCTGCGAGCCGGGCGACGAGGTGGTTCTCTTCGAGCCCTACTACGACTCGTACGCCGCGGCCGTCGCGCTCGCGGGAGCCGTACGCAGGTCGGTCACGCTGCGTGTCGACGCGGGGAGGTTCACCTTCGACCCGGCCGAGCTGGAGGCCGCGATCACGCCCCGCACCCGGGTCATCCTGGTCAACTCGCCGCACAATCCGACCGGCACCGTGTTCACCCGCGAGGAGCTGGAGTGCGTCGCGCGGGTCTGCCAGGAGCACGACCTGATCGCGGTGACCGACGAGGTCTACGAGCATCTCGCCTTCGACGGCGTCGAGCACATTCCGCTCGCCACGCTGCCCGGCATGCGCGAGCGCACGGTCATGATCTCCTCCGCGGGCAAGACCTTCAGCGTCACCGGCTGGAAGACCGGCTGGGTGTGCGCTCCGGCGCCGCTCACCGCCGCCGTGCAGACCGTCAAGCAGTTCCTCACCTTCACCGCGAACGCCCCCTGGCAGGTCGCGGTCGCGTACGCCCTCCGCGAGGAGATGGAGTGGGTCGCGGCCCAGCGGGCGGCCCTGCAGGCCAAGCGGGACCGCCTCATGACGGGCCTGACGGAGGCCGGGTTCGACGTGCTGCGGCCGGCCGGCACCTACTTCGTGCAGACCGACATCCGGCCGCTCGGCTTCGAGGACGGCCTGGAACTGGCCCGCCGGCTGCCCGAGCTGGCGGGAGTGGTGGCCATTCCGACCCAGGTCTTCTACGACCATCCCGAACGGGGGCGCCACTACCTGCGGTTCGCCTTCTGCAAGCGGGACGAGGTCATCGACGAGGCGGTGACCCGCCTGCGCCGCCTCGGCGCGGACGTGGCGTGA
- a CDS encoding TMEM175 family protein produces MAMAQARPGLTHERVSIFADAIFAIAITLLALELPRPEGEDFRRLGSFFGDHVGSFMAFAIAFLMLWFTWRAHHTLFDQIERVSQLTLLLHIPLLFFVVFLPYTTSLFGETNASRLPAEADGRALATGLFAGNEAILLLAQGALFTLVLAQRLHRPDADVQRLRANAFIYWAIGIYWLLTAAASAWTVDAVPFLWLATPLVAAGTVRVLRMRR; encoded by the coding sequence ATGGCGATGGCACAGGCGCGTCCCGGGCTCACACATGAACGTGTCAGTATCTTCGCCGACGCGATATTCGCGATCGCGATCACGCTGCTCGCCCTGGAACTACCGCGCCCGGAGGGCGAGGACTTCCGGCGGCTGGGATCGTTCTTCGGCGACCACGTCGGCTCCTTCATGGCCTTCGCCATCGCCTTTCTCATGCTCTGGTTCACGTGGCGGGCCCATCACACGCTGTTCGACCAGATTGAGCGGGTGTCCCAGCTGACTCTCCTGCTGCACATCCCGCTGCTGTTCTTCGTGGTCTTCCTGCCGTACACGACGTCGCTCTTCGGCGAGACCAACGCCAGCCGGCTGCCGGCCGAGGCCGACGGCAGGGCCCTGGCGACGGGCCTGTTCGCCGGCAACGAGGCCATCCTGCTGCTCGCCCAGGGCGCGCTGTTCACCCTGGTGCTGGCGCAACGCCTGCACCGGCCGGACGCGGACGTGCAACGCCTGCGCGCCAACGCCTTCATCTACTGGGCCATCGGGATCTACTGGCTGCTGACCGCCGCGGCGAGCGCGTGGACGGTCGACGCGGTGCCCTTCCTGTGGCTGGCTACCCCGCTCGTCGCCGCCGGCACGGTCCGGGTGCTCAGGATGAGACGATGA
- a CDS encoding type II toxin-antitoxin system death-on-curing family toxin has translation MTRYLSVEQVLDLAELAVEGTPQLRDFGLLDSAVHRPRARMFDQEAYPDLLAKAAALLHSLAINRPFVDGNKRVAWVSTVVFLAYNGVEVDMDDDSAYDLVSAVASGKLTEVDEIADVLRGFIVSS, from the coding sequence GTGACCCGCTACCTCTCGGTCGAGCAGGTTCTGGATCTGGCCGAACTGGCCGTTGAGGGCACACCCCAGCTCCGGGATTTCGGCCTGCTCGACTCGGCCGTCCACCGGCCGCGGGCGAGGATGTTCGACCAGGAGGCATACCCCGATCTCCTGGCAAAGGCGGCCGCGCTGCTGCACTCACTGGCGATCAACCGCCCCTTCGTCGACGGGAACAAGCGGGTGGCCTGGGTCTCCACTGTGGTCTTCCTCGCCTACAACGGCGTGGAGGTGGACATGGATGACGACTCGGCCTACGACCTGGTGAGCGCGGTGGCGTCGGGGAAGCTGACCGAGGTCGACGAGATCGCCGACGTGTTGCGCGGCTTCATCGTCTCATCCTGA
- the aroB gene encoding 3-dehydroquinate synthase, producing the protein MTATRITVRGESPYDVVVGTDVLAELPGLLDAKVRTVAVIHPAGLPEIARPVRETLEGAGFEVVALPVPDGEDAKSVHVAAELWSAFGRYGITRSDAVVGVGGGATTDLAGFAAATWLRGVQVVQVPTTLLAMVDAAVGGKTGINTPEGKNLVGSFHPPKGVLCDLATLASVPREDYVAGLAEIIKGGFIADPTILMLVEDDPAAARTPEGEHTRELVERKIRVKADVVGADLRESGLREILNYGHTLAHAIERVEDYRIRHGEAVAIGLVYAAELSHLDGRIGRDVVDRTRSILESVGLPTTYRADAWPRLRDHMRVDKKARGAVLRFVVLDDIAKPARLENPSEELLEAAYREVAR; encoded by the coding sequence GTGACCGCGACGCGCATCACCGTGCGGGGCGAGAGCCCGTACGACGTCGTCGTCGGCACCGACGTGCTGGCGGAGCTGCCGGGGCTGCTGGACGCGAAGGTGCGCACGGTCGCCGTGATCCACCCCGCCGGGCTGCCCGAGATCGCCAGGCCGGTGCGCGAGACCCTGGAGGGCGCCGGGTTCGAGGTCGTCGCCCTGCCCGTGCCCGACGGCGAGGACGCCAAGTCCGTCCACGTCGCGGCCGAGCTGTGGTCGGCGTTCGGCCGCTACGGCATCACGCGTTCCGACGCGGTCGTCGGCGTCGGCGGCGGCGCGACCACCGACCTGGCCGGGTTCGCGGCCGCGACGTGGCTGCGCGGCGTCCAGGTCGTGCAGGTGCCGACCACGCTGCTGGCCATGGTCGACGCGGCGGTCGGCGGCAAGACCGGCATCAACACCCCCGAGGGCAAGAACCTGGTCGGGTCCTTCCACCCGCCGAAGGGCGTGCTGTGCGACCTGGCCACGCTGGCGAGCGTGCCGCGCGAGGACTACGTCGCCGGCCTCGCCGAGATCATCAAGGGCGGGTTCATCGCCGACCCCACGATCCTCATGCTGGTCGAGGACGACCCCGCCGCCGCCCGCACTCCCGAAGGCGAGCACACCCGCGAGCTGGTCGAGCGCAAGATCCGGGTGAAGGCCGACGTCGTCGGGGCCGACCTGCGCGAGAGCGGCCTGCGGGAGATCCTCAACTACGGCCACACGCTCGCCCACGCGATCGAGCGGGTCGAGGACTACCGCATCAGGCACGGCGAGGCCGTGGCCATCGGGCTCGTCTACGCGGCGGAACTGTCCCATCTCGACGGCCGCATCGGCCGCGACGTCGTCGACCGCACCCGCTCGATCCTGGAGTCGGTCGGGCTGCCCACCACCTACCGCGCCGACGCCTGGCCGCGGCTGCGCGACCACATGCGGGTGGACAAGAAGGCCAGGGGAGCGGTGCTGCGGTTCGTCGTGCTCGACGACATCGCCAAGCCGGCCCGCCTGGAGAACCCGTCAGAAGAGCTGCTCGAAGCCGCTTACCGGGAGGTCGCCCGATGA
- a CDS encoding SseB family protein: MPVIPQPLRPDDDGATDAPVASALSAFQAGTATAADVLAALAGARLLVPVVALLTESEVGEHGLRQEKESEMALPKLVGKDGREAVLAFTGTEPMRRWRPDARPVQATAPQVCQAARHESAAAVVVDVAGPVPFVIEGGMLQALATVEEAKRDASAVDRLAREVPGATVARLGTAEDKRRRRRWWSRRA, encoded by the coding sequence ATGCCGGTCATTCCGCAGCCGCTGCGCCCCGACGACGACGGCGCCACCGACGCGCCCGTCGCGTCCGCGCTGTCGGCGTTCCAGGCCGGTACGGCGACGGCGGCCGACGTCCTGGCGGCGCTCGCCGGGGCGCGGCTGCTGGTGCCCGTGGTCGCGCTGCTCACCGAGTCGGAAGTGGGGGAGCACGGCCTGCGCCAGGAGAAGGAGAGCGAGATGGCCCTCCCGAAACTGGTCGGCAAGGACGGTCGTGAGGCCGTGCTCGCCTTCACCGGGACCGAGCCGATGCGCAGATGGCGCCCGGACGCCCGGCCGGTGCAGGCCACGGCTCCGCAGGTCTGCCAGGCGGCGCGGCACGAGAGCGCGGCGGCCGTGGTGGTGGACGTGGCCGGGCCGGTCCCGTTCGTGATCGAGGGCGGCATGCTGCAGGCACTCGCCACGGTGGAGGAGGCCAAGAGGGACGCCTCCGCCGTGGACCGCCTCGCCCGCGAGGTGCCGGGCGCCACGGTGGCCCGTCTGGGGACCGCGGAGGACAAGCGCCGCCGCCGCCGCTGGTGGAGCCGCCGCGCCTGA
- the aroC gene encoding chorismate synthase, producing MLRWLTAGESHGPELLAILEGLPAGVEVTTADLAEALRRRRLGYGRGARMKFEQDEVTISGGVRHGRTLGSPVAIRIGNTEWPKWETVMAADPVDPAVLEGQARNAPRSRPRPGHADLAGMQKYGFDDARPVLDRASARETAARVALGQVARSFLKQALGVDIVSHVVSIGEASAPRDVLPGPGDMAAVDADPVRCVDPAASAAMVAEIDKAHKDGDTLGGVVEVVAYGLPPGLGSYTHWDRRLDARLAAALMGIQAIKGVAVGDGFETARRPGSRAHDEIENTPQGVRRITNRAGGVEGGMTNGEPLRVSAAMKPISTVPRALATVDVLTGEPAKAHHERSDVCAVPAAAVVAEAMVALVLADAAVEKFGGDSVEEVARNLSGYLSSLVIK from the coding sequence ATGCTGCGCTGGTTGACCGCCGGGGAGTCACACGGCCCCGAGCTTCTCGCGATCCTGGAAGGCCTGCCCGCCGGGGTGGAGGTGACCACCGCCGACCTCGCAGAGGCGCTGCGGCGCCGCCGTCTCGGATACGGCCGCGGGGCGCGGATGAAGTTCGAGCAGGACGAGGTGACGATCTCCGGTGGCGTACGGCACGGCCGCACGCTCGGGTCGCCCGTCGCGATCCGCATCGGCAACACCGAGTGGCCGAAGTGGGAGACCGTGATGGCCGCCGACCCGGTCGACCCGGCGGTGCTGGAGGGCCAGGCGCGCAACGCGCCGCGCTCGCGCCCCCGCCCCGGCCACGCGGACCTCGCCGGCATGCAGAAGTACGGCTTCGACGACGCCCGGCCGGTGCTCGACCGGGCCAGCGCGCGGGAGACCGCCGCCCGGGTGGCGCTCGGGCAGGTCGCCCGATCCTTCCTCAAGCAGGCCCTCGGCGTCGACATCGTCAGCCACGTGGTCTCGATCGGCGAGGCGAGCGCGCCCCGCGACGTGCTGCCCGGTCCCGGCGACATGGCGGCGGTGGACGCCGACCCGGTGCGCTGCGTCGACCCGGCCGCGAGCGCGGCGATGGTCGCCGAGATCGACAAGGCGCACAAGGACGGCGACACCCTCGGCGGTGTGGTCGAGGTCGTGGCCTACGGCCTGCCGCCGGGTCTCGGCAGCTACACCCACTGGGACCGGCGTCTCGACGCCCGCCTCGCCGCGGCGCTCATGGGCATCCAGGCGATCAAGGGGGTCGCGGTCGGCGACGGCTTCGAGACCGCCCGCCGCCCCGGCTCCCGGGCCCACGACGAGATCGAGAACACCCCCCAGGGCGTGCGCCGGATCACCAACCGGGCCGGCGGCGTCGAGGGCGGCATGACCAATGGCGAGCCGCTGCGGGTCAGCGCCGCGATGAAGCCGATCTCCACCGTGCCCCGGGCGCTCGCCACGGTCGACGTGCTGACCGGCGAGCCGGCCAAGGCGCACCACGAGCGCTCGGACGTCTGTGCGGTCCCGGCCGCCGCGGTCGTCGCCGAGGCGATGGTGGCGCTGGTGCTCGCGGACGCGGCCGTCGAGAAGTTCGGCGGCGACTCCGTCGAAGAGGTCGCGCGCAACCTGTCGGGCTACCTGTCGTCCCTGGTCATCAAGTAA